One region of Purpureocillium takamizusanense chromosome 4, complete sequence genomic DNA includes:
- a CDS encoding uncharacterized protein (EggNog:ENOG503P6KX~COG:T), protein MLCSSCRRAAAALAQPRGALRAFSKTSSHTFASMATIMAIASRRTTTPLLVAAVTTITTTTTRAASTPRPYSSSSSSTTAKPSSRPPPAEDPLPAMTPAEASIAAVLSAALDPTFVLVQDVSGGCGSMYAIQVASRAFRGQTLLRQQRMVNAALGDRVREWHGVQIRTVVPDEDE, encoded by the coding sequence AtgctctgctcctcctgtcgccgtgccgccgccgcgctggcacaaccgcgcggcgccctgcGAGCCTTCTCAAAAACCTCCTCTCACACATTCGCCTCTATGGCGACGATAATGGCAATAGCGTCTCGGCGCACTACCACCCCCCTCCtagtcgccgccgtcaccaccatcaccaccaccaccaccagagcAGCTTCGACACCACGCCCCtacagctcctcgtcctccagcACCACAGCGAAACCGtcatcccgcccgccgcccgccgaagaccccctccccgccatgACCCCCGCCGAggcctccatcgccgccgttctctccgccgcgctcgacccCACGTTCGTGCTCGTCCAGGACGTgtccggcggctgcggcagcatGTACGCCATACAGgtcgcctcgcgcgcctttAGGGGCCAGACGCTgctccgccagcagcgcatGGTCAACGCCGCGCTGGGGGACCGCGTCAGGGAGTGGCATGGCGTGCAGATTCGCACTGTCGTGCCTGACGAGGATGAATAG
- a CDS encoding uncharacterized protein (MEROPS:MER0047718~SECRETED:SignalP(1-21~SECRETED:cutsite=VVA-TT~SECRETED:prob=0.3487)~EggNog:ENOG503NWUG~COG:O) produces the protein MVRSSLLVSLAAAMTATTVVATTAASNILPGGFIVEFEPNKDINAAAAAVEKEGKTRMKLDFELFKGVSVQLHDPKRADEKVAKLAALPAVKAVYPLRLYPMPNPRVEWVGKDPEKHFADVKRRAANAGNDTVGDDSTYAPHVMTQVDKLRKEGYTGKGVTIAVIDTGVDYKHPVLGGCLGSGCLVTKGYDLVGDAYNGYNTPVPDPDPMDCGGHGSHVAGIIAARPNKLGFTGAAPDVSLHAYKVFGCTGEVSNDVLIAAYNQAYQDGANIITASIGGASGWSEDPWAVAVQRIVEKGVPCTVSAGNDGDHGMFYASGASDGKGVTSIASFDNAETPILLSTVKYSVDGGDDVPFGYVPGEPAAWKGVSLEAYATSLDPNIKNDGCDPLPDSTPDLSNKIVLIRRGTCYFTDKATNAAAKGAKYILILNNVGGAGGIDVREVKSIVGSGMVLKTMGDTWIEAIKAGKKVTIKMANSEDTEAFLTLVANNVTGGALSTYTSWGPTWEMDLKPQFGTPGGSILSTWPTKNGGYAVLSGTSMACPLAAGIVALIGQVRGTFDPATIEQLLSGNANPQFINDGSMFYPILAPTAQQGGGLIQAWDAAHATMVIEPSGLAYNDTDHFNKELTFKIQNIGKKEVTYKLSNVPAITMYTLAKGKIYPSRFPNEIIQAPATLKFNKDSVTVAPGRVATIHVEATPPSGLDAKRLPVWGGWVAVNGSDGSSQSIPYQGLSGSLHDADQLGEDDVWITKSNDKNLNAVNPNTTFVIPAPGNANGDTVLPALAVNLALGSLLMRADIVPLTTCPPKNLTKEVLGLKTIGQPNGFPMPWNTRGAGKYAWDGQLDSGNYAPPGKYKFVVRALKIFGDATKESEYDVSSSPGFYIKYQ, from the exons aTGGTGCGCTCATCGCTGCTCGtctcgctcgcggcggcgatgacggccaccaccgtcgtcgccaccaccgcggcgAGCAACATTCTCCCCGGCGGCTTCATTGTCGAGTTTGAGCCCAACAAG GacatcaacgccgccgccgccgccgtggaaAAGGAGGGCAAGACGCGCATGAAGCTCGACTTTGAGCTCTTCAAGGGCGTGTCCGTCCAGCTGCACGACCCGAAAAGGGCCGACGAAAAGGTggccaagctcgccgccctgcccgccgtcaaggccgtgtACCCGTTGCGCCTGTACCCCATGCCCAACCCGCGCGTCGAGTGGGTGGGCAAGGATCCCGAGAAGCACTTTGCCGACGTcaagcgccgtgccgccaATGCGGGCAACGACacggtcggcgacgacagcacgTACGCGCCGCATGTCATGACGCAGGTCGAcaagctgcgcaaggagGGCTACACAGGCAAGGGCGTGACCATTGCCGTGATTGACACTGGT GTCGACTACAAGCatcccgtcctcggcggctgcctcggcagcggctgcctCGTCACCAAGGGCtacgacctcgtcggcgacgcctaCAACGGCTACAACACGCCCGtcccggacccggaccccATGGActgcggcggccacggctccCACGTCgcgggcatcatcgccgcgcgGCCCAACAAGCTGGGCttcaccggcgccgcccccgacgtCTCCCTGCACGCCTACAAGGTCTTTGGCTGCACCGGCGAGGTCTCCAACGACgtgctcatcgccgcctACAACCAGGCGTACCAGGACGGCGccaacatcatcaccgcctccatcggcggcgccagcggctggTCCGAGGACCcctgggccgtcgccgtccagcgcatcgtcgagaAGGGCGTGCCCTGCACCGTCTCggccggcaacgacggcgaccacgGCATGTTCtacgccagcggcgcctcggacggcaagggcgtcaCGTCCATTGCCTCCTTCGACAACGCCGAGACGcccatcctcctctccaCCGTCAAGTACtcggtcgacggcggcgacgatgtccCCTTTGGCTATGTCcccggcgagcccgccgcgtgGAAGGGCGTGTCCCTGGAGGCGTACGCCACGTCCCTGGACCCCAACATCAAGAACGACGGCTGCGATCCCCTCCCCGACAGCACCCCTGACCTCAGCAACAAGATTGTCCTCATCCGCCGCGGGACCTGCTACTTTACCGACAAGGCgaccaacgccgccgccaagggcgccaagtacatcctcatcctcaacaacgtcggcggcgccggcggcatcgacgtccGGGAGGTCAAgagcatcgtcggcagcggcatggTGCTCAAGACGATGGGCGACACGTGGatcgaggccatcaaggccggcaagaagGTGACCATCAAGATGGCCAACAGCGAGGACACGGAAGCCTTCctcaccctcgtcgccaacaacgtcaccggcggcgccctcagCACCTACACGTCCTGGGGCCCGACCTGGGAGATGGACCTGAAGCCTCAGTTCGGCacccccggcggcagcatcctGTCCACCTGGCCCACCAAGAATGGCGGCTACGCCGTCCTCTCCGGCACCTCCATGGCCtgccccctcgccgccggcatcgtcgccctcatcggccAGGTCCGCGGGACGTTTGACCCCGCCACCATTGAGCAGCTGCTCTCCGGCAACGCCAACCCGCAGTTCATCAACGACGGGAGCATGTTCTACCCCATCCTGGCCCCCACGgcccagcagggcggcggcctcatccAGGCTTGGGACGCCGCGCACGCCACCATGGTCATCGAGCCCTCGGGCCTCGCCTACAACGACACCGACCACTTCAACAAGGAGCTCACCTTCAAGATCCAGAACATTGGCAAGAAGGAGGTCACCTACAAGCTGTCCAACGTCCCCGCCATCACCATGTACAcgctggccaagggcaagattTACCCCAGCCGGTTCCCCAACGAAATCATCCAGGCCCCCGCCACCCTGAAGTTCAACAAGGACTCGGTGACGGTCGCTCCCGGCAGAGTGGCCACCATCCACGTCGAGGCCACGCCTCCGtccggcctcgacgccaagcGCCTGCCCGTCTGGGGAGGCTGGGTcgccgtcaacggcagcgacggctcCTCGCAGTCCATCCCCTACCAGGGTCTCTCCGGGTCTCTCCACGACGCagaccagctcggcgaggacgacgtctGGATCACTAAATCCAATGACAAGAACTTGAACGCCGTCAACCCCAACACCACGTTCGTCATCCCCGCCCCGGGCAACGCCAACGGGGACACGGTCCTCCCCGCTCTGGCCGTCAACCTGGCGCTCGGCTCCCTCCTCATGCGCGCCGACATCGTCCCCCTGACCACTTGCCCTCCCAAGAACCTCACCAAAGAGGTCTTGGGCCTCAAGACCATCGGCCAGCCCAACGGCTTCCCCATGCCGTGGAACACTCGCGGCGCCGGAAAGTACGCATGGGACGGCCAGCTGGATTCGGGCAACTATGCGCCTCCGGGCAAGTACAAGTTTGTCGTCCGCGCGCTCAAGATCTTTGGCGACGCGACCAAGGAGTCAGAGTACGACGtaagctcgtcgccgggcttTTACATCAAGTACCAGTAG
- the ACC1 gene encoding acetyl-coenzyme-A carboxylase (EggNog:ENOG503NUU6~COG:I~BUSCO:EOG092600T4) produces MADATTNGRTVPVVNGKASYAEKHSLADHFIGGNKLANAPPSKVKDFVAQSDGHTVITNVLIANNGIAAVKEIRSVRKWAYETFGDERAIHFTVMATPEDLQANADYIRMADHYVEVPGGTNNHNYANVELIVDIAERMNVHAVWAGWGHASENPKLPESLAASPNKIVFIGPPGSAMRSLGDKISSTIVAQHADVPCIPWSGTGVSEVELDNKGIVTVSDEVYAKGCVTSWQEGLEKAKEIGFPVMIKASEGGGGKGIRKAMGEEGFEALYKAAASEIPGSPIFIMKLAGNARHLEVQLLADQYGNNISLFGRDCSVQRRHQKIIEEAPVTIAKPHTFKAMEDAAVRLGRLVGYVSAGTVEYLYSHADDKFYFLELNPRLQVEHPTTEMVSGVNLPAAQLQIAMGIPLHRIRDIRVLYGIDPKTTSEIDFEFKREGSSQSLRRPTPTGHCTACRITSEDPGEGFKPSNGVMHELNFRSSSNVWGYFSVGTQGGIHSFSDSQFGHIFAYGENRQASRKHMVVALKELSIRGDFRTTVEYLIKLLETEAFEDNTISTGWLDELISKRLTAERPDTMLAVVCGAVTKAHIASEACMAEYRAGLEKGQVPSKDILKTVFTIDFIYEGFRYKFTATRASSDSYHLFINGSKCSVGVRALSDGGLLILLDGHSHNVYWKEEVGATRLSVDSKTCLLEQENDPTQLRTPSPGKLVKYSVENGAHVKAGQTFAEVEVMKMYMPLVTQEDGIVQLIKQPGATLEAGDILGILALDDPSRVKQAQAFVDKLPPYGDPVVVGNKAAQRFGVLKNIIMNILMGYDNSVIMAHSLKELIEVLRNPELPYSEWNAQFSALHARMPQKLDTLFGQIVDKARARHVEFPAKALQKAFQKFLDESVADADADMLKTTLAPLTEILEIYADGQKARELHFVQSLLDTYWEVERLFSTQTQEDSVVLKLRDQNKDSINKVVQTVLSHSRVSAKSSLVLAILDEYRPNKPNVGNISKYLRDSLRRLTELSSRATSKVSLKAREIMIQCSLPSLEERTAQMEHILRSSVVESRYGESGWDHREPNLEVIKEVVDSKYTVFDVLPLFFAHEDPWVALASLEVYVRRAYRAYILKQIEYHSDETDSPLYVSWDFQLRKIGQSEFGLPLQSAAPSTPGTPSASNELNMKRIYSISDMSYLTSKWEDEPTRKGIIVPCKYVDEAEELIQKALETLAFHNKQKKQQNGTQILADLNDKRKPLSSIKNAAKKDDELSAVINVAIRDVEGADDQELMSRIRPIVQQLKGELLARGVRRLTFICGHNDGSYPGYYTFRGPEYEEDDSIRHSEPALAFQLELARLAKFHIKPVFTENKNIHVYEAVGKAVDTDKRYFTRAVIRPGRLRDEIPTAEYLISEADRVINDIFDALEIIGNNSSDLNHIFMNFSPVFQLDPQQVEQSLQGFLDRFGARGWRLRVAQVEIRIICTDPATGAPYPLRVVITNTSGYVVDVDMYAERKSEKGEWVFHSIGGTKEKGPLHLLSVSTPYATKNALQPKRYKAHLMGTQYVYDFPELFRQAIQNSWVKAVKNQPAIASQQPKVGECITFTELVLDDKDNLDEVNREPGTNTCGMVGWIFKARTPEYPGGRRFIVVANDITYKIGSFGPKEDNFFHKCTELARKLGIPRIYLSANSGARLGLAEELMPHFKVAWNDPEKQDQGFRYLYLDDKALERFKDDVITEEVSEDGEKRHKIVTIIGNEDGLGVECLRGSGLIAGATSRAYNDIFTVTLVTCRSVGIGAYLVRLGQRAVQIEGQPIILTGAPALNNLLGREVYTSNLQLGGTQIMYRNGVSHMTANDDFAGVSRIVEWMSFVPEKRNGPVPVSPSADNWDRDVVYCPPQKQAYDVRWMISGKHDDDGSFQSGLFDKDSFVETLGGWARTVVVGRARLGGIPMGVIAVETRSVENITPADPANPDSMEQVSNEAGGVWYPNSAFKTAQAINDFNNGEQLPLMILANWRGFSGGQRDMYNEVLKYGSFIVDALVKYEQPIFVYIPPFGELRGGSWVVVDPTINPTAMEMYADVEARGGVLEPEGIIGIKYRKEKQLETMARNDPTYASLRKKLENEDLAPEEAAAIKKQMVAREKQLLPVYAQIAVQFADLHDRAGRMKAKGTIREVLEWSNARRYFYWRLRRRLNEEYVLKRMATSAVSSGAAQTGSAKAGETRERNLQLLESWSGIVGWSQKDREVAEWYERERKTIGDKVEVLKAEQLSAELSALVRGHKEAGFKGVREVLRVMPVEEREAILKYLKE; encoded by the exons ATGGCAGACGCCACGACAAACGGGCGGACggtgcccgtcgtcaacggcaaggcCTCGTACGCAGAGAAGCACAGCCTCGCAGACCACTTCATAGGGGGCAACAAGCTGGCCAATGCGCCCCCGAGCAAGGTCAAGGACTTTGTCGCCCAAAGTGACGGCCACACCGTCATCACAAAT GTCCTCATTGCCAACAatggcatcgccgccgtcaaggagatCCGCTCCGTGCGGAAATGGGCGTACGAGACgttcggcgacgagcgcgccatCCACTTCACCGTCATGGCCACCCCCGAGGACCTCCAGGCCAACGCCGACTACATCCGCATGGCCGACCACTACGTCGAGGtccccggcggcaccaacaACCACAACTACGCCAACGTCGAGctcatcgtcgacatcgCTGAGCGCATGAACGTCCACGCCgtctgggctggctggggccaCGCCTCCGAAAACCCAAAGCTGCCCGagtcgctcgccgcctctcccaACAAGATTGTCTTCATTGGCCCTCCAGGCTCCGCCATGCGCTCCCTCGGTGACAAGATCTCCTCCACAATCGTCGCCCAACACGCCGACGTACCCTGCATCCCCTGGTCTGGTACCGGCGTTAGCGAGGTCGAGCTGGATAACAAGGGCATCGTAACCGTCTCTGACGAGGTCTACGCCAAGGGCTGCGTCACCTCGTGGCAGGAGGGCCTCgaaaaggccaaggagaTTGGCTTCCCCGTCATGATCAAGGCGTCggaaggcggtggcggcaagggTATCCGCAAGGCcatgggcgaggagggaTTCGAGGCCCTCtacaaggccgccgccagcgagatCCCGGGCTCCCCCATCTTCATCATGAAGCTGGCCGGCAACGCCAGGCATCTCGAGGTCCAGCTCCTGGCTGACCAGTACGGCAACAACATCTCTCTGTTCGGCCGTGACTGCtccgtccagcgccgccaccagaagatcatcgaggaggcccccgtcaccatcgccaagcCCCACACCttcaaggccatggaggacgccgccgtgcgcctGGGCAGGCTCGTCGGCTACGTCTCCGCCGGTACCGTCGAGTACCTGTACTCGCATGCCGACGACAAGTTCTACTTCCTCGAGCTGAACCCCCGTCTGCAAGTCGAGCACCCCACCACGGAAATGGTCAGCGGCGTGAACCTgccggccgcccagctccAGATCGCCATGGGCATTCCCCTTCATCGCATCCGTGACATCAGGGTGCTCTACGGCATCGACcccaagacgacgagcgagatCGACTTTGAGTTCAAGCGCGAGGGCTCGTCGCagtcgctgcgccgcccgacgcccaCGGGCCACTGCACGGCCTGCCGCATCACCTCCGAGGACCCCGGCGAGGGCTTCAAGCCGTCCAACGGTGTCATGCACGAGCTCAACTTCCGGAGTAGCTCCAACGTCTGGGGCTACTTCTCCGTCGGCACCCAGGGTGGCATTCACAGCTTCTCCGACAGCCAGTTTGGCCACATTTTTGCCTACGGCGAGAACCGACAGGCCTCGCGAAAGCACatggtcgtcgccctcaaGGAGCTGAGCATTCGCGGCGACTTCAGGACCACCGTCGAGTACCTCATTAAGCTACTCGAGACGGAGGCCTTTGAGGACAACACCATCTCGACCGGCTGGTTGGACGAGCTGATTTCTAAGCGTCTCACCGCCGAGCGGCCCGACACaatgctcgccgtcgtctgcggcgccgtcaccaaGGCGCACATCGCCAGCGAGGCCTGCATGGCCGAGTaccgcgccggcctggagAAGGGCCAGGTCCCCTCCAAGGACATCCTCAAGACCGTCTTCACAATCGACTTCATCTACGAGGGCTTCCGCTACAAGTTCACCGCCACCCGCGCCAGCTCGGACAGCTACCACCTGTTCATCAACGGCTCCAAGTGCTCGGTGGGCGTCCGCGCcctcagcgacggcggcctcctcatcctgctcgacggccacaGCCACAACGTCTACTGGAAGGAGGAGGTCGGCGCCACCCGTCTGTCCGTCGACAGCAAGACGTGTCTGCTCGAGCAGGAGAACGACCCGACTCAGCTTCGCACCCCCAGCCCCGGCAAGCTCGTCAAGTACTCGGTCGAGAACGGCGCCcacgtcaaggccggccaAACcttcgccgaggtcgaggtcatGAAGATGTACATGCCCCTGGTCACGCAGGAGGACGGCATTGTGCAGCTCATCAAGCAGCCTGGCGCCACGCTCGAGGCCGGTGACATTCTCGGaatcctcgccctcgacgaccccaGCCGCGTCAAGCAGGCGCAGGCCTTTGTCGACAAGCTGCCGCCGTACGGCgatcccgtcgtcgtcggcaacaAGGCCGCTCAGCGATTCGGTGTCCTCAAGAATATCATCATGAACATTTTGATGGGCTACGACAACTCGGTCATCATGGCGCACTCCCTCAAGGAGCTTATCGAGGTGCTGCGTAACCCCGAGCTGCCCTACAGCGAGTGGAACGCACAGTTCTCTGCCCTGCACGCCCGCATGCCGCAGAAGCTCGACACCCTCTTCGGCCAGATTGTGGACAAGGCCAGGGCCCGCCATGTCGAGTTCCCCGCCAAAGCTCTGCAAAAGGCTTTCCAGaagttcctcgacgagagtgtcgccgacgccgacgccgataTGCTGAAGACGACACTGGCCCCCCTTACCGAGATCCTCGAGATCTACGCCGACGGCCAAaaggcgcgcgagctgcACTTTGTCCAGAGCCTGCTCGACACGTACTGGGAGGTCGAGCGCCTTTTCTCCACCCAGACCCAGGAGGACAGCGTCGTCCTGAAGCTGCGTGACCAGAACAAGGACAGCATCAACAAGGTCGTGCAGACGGTCCTCTCTCATAGCCGCGTCAGCGCCAAGAGCTCCCTCGTGCTCGCCATTCTAGACGAGTATCGCCCCAACAAGCCCAACGTCGGCAACATCAGCAAGTACCTGCGCGACTCGCTCCGCAGGCTCACCGAGCTTTCGTCTCGCGCCACGTCCAAGGTCTCGCTCAAGGCTCGTGAGATCATGATTCAGTGCTCGCTGCCTTCCCTGGAGGAGCGCACCGCCCAGATGGAGCACATCCTGCGCTCCTCCGTTGTCGAGTCGCGCTATGGCGAGAGCGGCTGGGACCACCGGGAACCCAACCTCGAGGTCATCAAGGAGGTCGTCGACTCCAAGTACACCGTCTTCGACGTGCTGCCGCTCTTCTTCGCCCATGAGGACCCGTGGGTGGCGCTGGCTTCGCTCGAGGTCTACGTCCGCCGCGCGTACCGTGCTTATATTCTCAAGCAGATTGAGTACCACAGTGACGAGACGGACTCGCCCCTCTACGTATCTTGGGACTTCCAGCTGCGCAAGATTGGCCAGTCCGAGTTCGGCCTTCCGCTCcagtcggccgcgccgtcgacgcccggcACTCCCAGCGCCTCCAATGAGCTCAACATGAAGCGCATATACTCCATCAGCGACATGTCGTACCTCACCAGCAAGTGGGAGGACGAGCCCACGCGCAAGGGTATCATTGTGCCCTGCAAGTacgtggacgaggccgaggagctgatCCAGAAGGCGCTCGAGACACTCGCTTTCCACAAcaagcagaagaagcagcagaaTGGCACCCAGATTCTTGCAGACCTGAACGACAAGCGCAAGCCGCTCAGCTCCATCAAGAACGCCGCCaagaaggacgacgagctgtcGGCGGTCATCAACGTGGCGATCCGggatgtcgagggcgccgatgacCAGGAGCTCATGTCTCGCATCCGGCCCATCGTCCAGCAGTTGAAGGGCGAGCTGCTTGCGCGTGGCGTGCGCCGCCTGACCTTCATCTGCGGCCACAACGACGGCTCATACCCTGGATACTACACCTTCCGCGGTCCCGAGTATGAGGAGGACGACAGCATCCGCCACAGCGAGCCTGCTCTGGCCTTCCAGCTGgagcttgcccgtcttgccAAGTTCCACATCAAGCCTGTGTTCACGGAAAACAAAAATATTCACGTGTACGAGGCTGttggcaaggccgtcgacacTGACAAGCGCTACTTCACTCGTGCTGTCATCCGACCTGGCCGTCTCCGCGATGAGATCCCCACCGCCGAGTACCTCATCTCCGAGGCGGACCGTGTCATCAACGATATCTTTGATGCGCTTGAGATCATCGGCAACAACTCATCGGATCTCAACCACATCTTCATGAACTTCAGCCCCGTCTTCCAGCTGGACCCCCAGCAAGTCGAGCAGAGCCTTCAGGGCTTCCTGGACCGCTTCGGCGCTCGCGGCTGGAGATTGCGTGTCGCCCAGGTCGAGATCCGCATCATCTGCACGGATCCCGCCACCGGCGCCCCCTACCCTCTGCGTGtcgtcatcaccaacacGTCCGGCTACGTTGTCGATGTCGACATGTATGCCGAGCGCAAGTCGGAGAAGGGCGAATGGGTCTTCCACAGCATCGGCGGCACCAAGGAGAAGGGCCCTCTGCACCTCCTGTCCGTCTCGACGCCTTATGCGACCAAGAACGCCCTCCAGCCCAAGCGGTACAAGGCGCATCTCATGGGAACGCAGTACGTGTACGACTTCCCCGAGCTCTTCCGCCAGGCCATTCAGAATAGCTgggtcaaggccgtcaagaaCCAGCCTGCCATTGCGTCGCAGCAGCCCAAGGTGGGCGAGTGCATCACGTTCAccgagctcgtcctcgacgacaaggacaatctcgacgaggtcaatCGCGAGCCCGGCACGAATACGTGCGGCATGGTTGGGTGGATCTTCAAGGCCCGCACGCCTGAGTATCCTGGGGGCCGTcgcttcatcgtcgtcgccaacgacatCACGTACAAGATCGGCTCGTTCGGACCCAAGGAAGATAACTTCTTCCACAAGTGCACCGAGCTGGCCCGCAAGCTGGGCATCCCGCGCATCTACCTGTCGGCCAACTCGGGTGCCCGCCTGGGCCTGGCTGAGGAGCTGATGCCTCACTTCAAGGTGGCCTGGAACGACCCTGAGAAGCAGGACCAGGGCTTCCGGTACCTGTACCTCGATgacaaggccctcgagcgttTCAAGGACGACGTCATCACCGAGGAGGTGTCCGAGGACGGTGAGAAGCGCCACAAAATTGTCACCATTATTGGCAACGAGGACGGTCTCGGTGTTGAGTGCTTGAGGGGCTCTGGTCTGATTGCCGGTGCGACCAGCCGGGCGTACAATGACATTTTCACGGTGACGCTTGTCACCTGCCGATCAGTTG GTATCGGGGCCTACCTTGTCCGTCTCGGACAGCGTGCAGTCCAGATCGAAGGGCAGCCCATCATCCTTACGGGTGCTCCGGCCCTCAACAACCTGCTGGGCCGCGAGGTCTACACATCCAACCTGCAGCTTGGCGGCACGCAAATCATGTACCGCAACGGTGTGTCGCACATGACGGCCAATGACGACTTTGCCGGCGTGTCGCGCATCGTCGAGTGGATGTCGTTTGTGCCCGAGAAGCGCAACGGCCCCGTGCCCGTCAGCCCAAGCGCGGACAACTGGGATCGCGACGTGGTCTACTGCCCGCCGCAGAAGCAGGCATATGACGTGCGGTGGATGATCTCCGgcaagcacgacgacgacggcagcttcCAGAGCGGCCTCTTCGACAAGGATTCATTTGTCGAGACGCTGGGCGGCTGGGCccgcaccgtcgtcgtcggtcgtgCGCGTCTGGGCGGCATCCCCATGGgtgtcatcgccgtcgagacgcGCAGCGTCGAGAACATCACACCGGCCGATCCTGCCAACCCCGACTCGATGGAGCAGGTGAGcaacgaggcgggcggcgtgtgGTACCCCAACTCGGCGTTCAAGACGGCGCAGGCCATCAACGACTTCAACaacggcgagcagctgccgctgATGATTTTGGCCAACTGGAGAGGTTTCTCTGGTGGCCAGCGCGACATGTACAACGAGGTGCTCAAGTACGGCTCgttcatcgtcgacgccctcgtcaagTACGAGCAGCCCATCTTTGTGTACATCCCGCCCTttggcgagctgcgcggTGGCTCGTGGGTCGTGGTGGACCCGACTATCAACCCGACGGCCATGGAGATGTATGCCGATGTTGAGGCGCGCGGTGGCGTGCTGGAGCCCGAGggcatcatcggcatcaAGTACcgcaaggagaagcagctggagacgatggcgcgcaACGACCCGACGTACGCCAGCCTGAGGAAGAAGCTGGAGAACGAGGATCTGgcgcccgaggaggcggcggcgatcaaGAAGCAGATGGTGGCGCGGgagaagcagctgctgcccgtGTACGCGCAGATTGCGGTGCAGTTCGCGGACCTGCACGACCGCGCGGGCCGCATGAAGGCCAAGGGCACGATCCGGGAGGTGCTCGAGTGGAGCAACGCTCGCCGGTACTTTTACtggcgcctccgccgcagACTCAACGAGGAGTACGTACTCAAGcggatggcgacgagcgcggtCTCCTCGGGTGCTGCGCAGACCGGgtcggccaaggcgggcgagacgcggGAGCGCaacctgcagctgctggagaGCTGGTCGGGCATCGTTGGCTGGTCGCAAAAGGACCGCGAGGTGGCCGAGTGGtacgagcgcgagcgcaagACGATTGGGGACAAGGTGGAGgtgctcaaggccgagcagCTGTCGGCGGAGCTGTCGGCGCTGGTGCGCGGACACAAGGAGGCGGGCTTCAAGGGCGTGCGCGAGGTGCTGAGGGTGATGCCCGTGGAGGAGCGGGAGGCCATCCTCAAGTACCTCAAGGAGTGA